Genomic DNA from Perca flavescens isolate YP-PL-M2 chromosome 14, PFLA_1.0, whole genome shotgun sequence:
AAGCTCCCAGGACCTGCATTTCTTATCAGCTGCCCCCTTTGCCATCTGCTTTTAGCGTGCATTCAGCCGGGTGTGACGTAGGTGTGTGTCAGTCTCTTATGGCGGTAACCAAGTTTGCCAATACTCAAGCGACGGGTTGCATGTAAGTCAATAAGTGAAAACTGAGAGTGTGTGGGGTGTCAGTGGCTACAGGAGTAGTGCTATCTGTGGTGTTGGGGTGGGTTTCGGCAGGGCATGTTTGGAGTCAGCAGCTAGAAGGAACAGAATGTCTCCGTGTGTTTCAGTGAAACCAGCGCCTCAGATTTCAGGAAGAAAATGTTGTTTCCTGGGCAGCAGGGCTGTGGCACCCAGGTTGGGATTCTGCGAGAGATGTAATTCGAGACTGAATAAATTTAGCAGGCTTCTGTTTGGAAGACTTTGTTGTTTGGGAGGAAGGTGCTTCAGGAATGTCTTCAAATTGTCAAGTTTTTTTGGGCGGGGGGCTTAGGTTTAGAGCAGCATCATGACTTGCCAAAAGTTTTTTCAGGTAATGAGATGTTAGGATATGCATTTCTTTGCATGGAGCCTTTTCTGCACAGCCCCTGAGATCAACACACATGCCCCAGTTCACTGTGCACCGGTTGACACTCTTGCAGCATTTGTCAGGGTGAGCTGAGGACAGGTTGGTTGTCTAGATTGGCTGCCAAGTGTGAGATAGAGTGCGTGTCAGCAGCTCAGGCTATCTCTGGgtgtttttgttcatttatcCTGCTTCTGTCTCATGCATACATAATAAGAGAGCCATTTGATCGATGGAGAGCCCATTCTTCTAAAATAAGCCAATGCATTTAATAATTCCACACTATGAGGAGGTAAAGTATGGTCATGCCAAAAGTGAAGCGTGCAACCGTTTAAATGGCAGAAACTaatttgatgattttttttttagagataaCTGCAAAAATACCTGGAGGTCACAGTGATAGGTTTCCATCATGATGgtattgaaaattaaaaaaaaaaataaaagtttagaACTTTTATTAAACAGGCAAAAGCCAGTTCAAAAATATTGAAGGGCCAAAAATGCACCAATTAAGCTCTTCATGGAAAATAGGGCTACAACTAACTATTTTgtttgattaatctgtcgattattttcttgattagttgttttgtctataaactgtcagaaaatggtaaaaatgtcaatcagtgttttccgaagcccaaggtgacgtcctcaaatgtcttgttttgtccacaactcaaagatattcagtgaagaaactagaaaatattcacaattaagaagctggaatcagagaatcttTACTGTTGACtcaaacagattaatcgattatcaaaatagttggcggttagttgttgttgttgttgtttggttaatctttgcagctctaaggGAAAACTTTTAGGCTGCTGTTCTTTCATGATAGTTTTCTGATGGCTTGTATGTCTTTTCATCAAATCCATACTGACTTTGTGgtttttctcctctttcttctcctgtctctctcagtgATGTGCTGGCTCTGCCCATCTTTAAGCAGGAGGACTCCAGCCTTCCTCCTGAAAGCGAGACCAAAAATACCCCATTCCAGTATGTGTTGTGCGCCGCCACCTCACCTGCTGTCAAGTTGCACGATGAGACGCTCACATACCTGAACCAAGGTGAGGCACACTGTATATGCACTCAAGAGAAAGTTTTGGTTGTACTTAACCAacagtttgtctgttttttttgttaaatattatAGTGACTTTGTATTTTCATTACTTGGACTGCTATAACTGCCCATAACGACTTTAGCGTTTTGATGTGgttcgtacacacacacacacttcacttcTTTGTGTTTTGGGTCTACGTCCATcttttaacataaataaataattaccacattcattcatttcacatTAGTATAATTACTGTAAAATGAAACCGTTGCTGATGCGGATGGCAGCCTCCTCTGATCTCTACTCAGCACTTTAATGTTACACACCACCAGTTTGACTCTGCCACAGTACTTTGCTTTATGGCACAAATGGAGATTTACTTTATTAAACACAAAGGGATTCACATAAATGGAGGAACTAGCAACATTCTCATTttaaagagaagcagagaaaataTGTGGCATTATGTCTGTATATGCTTTACTGGAAGACAGAAGTTGTCAATTATTAAGCTGTTTTTTATGGAATTACAGAGGATTTAACAGAATTTATGCATAAAAATGGATTTGTTAGTGCAGCTAAAATGCCAATTGAGGTCTATTGTTTGCTGTCTATGTATGATGTAAATATGTCACCTTATTGTGTAGTCAAGATCGAATTTGTAGGTTTGGTAGAGAGGGGAGTAAGTTGTGGCACTTCTATGCTTAAGAAAACCTCAAAGGAGGTGGAGAATGTGTAGCTGGTCAAGGTGTGGGGgtcaaaaaactttttttctgaaattgCCTGTTGGGGGACTGTCTGTCTCACATTACAATCCAACACCACATTTCCAACTCACGTTTCTCTCCAATCGTCAACTTTTGACTGGGACAACCCAAAATCACACAGTAAAGGGGCCTTTATGTAAAACATTACTTTTGAAGTCTGCCACAAAAATGCTGCCTTCATAAAGACATTTAAGTCTTTTATAAACATACAGTGTCACACCATAtaatgagaaataaaacataaaaatggaCTTAAttacacaacaaacaaaactaaattacacaacaaacaaaactaTTCTCTTGGCAGGGAATAGTTGCCTTCACTCCACTGTGTTTTTAGTAGCTGTTATTTTTCAAACCTctcccatcatgttttttttgccttCTTCTGATGttgttctctctcctctctcaggCCAGTCTTATGAGGTGCGTATGTTGGACAACAGGAAGCAGGAAGAGTTACCAGAGCTCAACAACAAGATGGTGAAGGTGAGAGGATCCTCACAGCTGGAGGGTAACAGTAGGGAAAATATATTTCACTTCTTACGTCAAatacactttgtgtgtgtgtgtgtgtgtgtgtgtgtgtgtgtgtgtgtgtgtgtgtgtgtgtgtgtgtgtgtgtgtgtgtgtgtgtgtgtgtgtgtgtgtgtgtgtgtgtgtgtgtgtgtgtgtgtgtgtgtgtgtgtgtgtgtgtgtgtatagagcaTAGTGCGTGTGGTGTTTCATGACCGCCGGCTGCAGTACACCGAGCACCAGCAGCTGGAGGGCTGGAAGTGGAATCGTCCTGGCGACCGTCTCCTTGACATCGGTAATGAAGCCTGGCGAGAAATGTTTACCTAAACTGTCCCATGTGTGTGATTTGGAGTTCaaatatctgtgtgtctgtgtgtgagacagataTCCCCATGTCCGTGGGCATTGTGGAGCCAAAGACTCACCCCTCCCAGCTTAACGCTGCAGAGTTCCTGTGGGACTTAAACAAAAGATCTTCTGTGTTTGTGcaggtaatacacacacacacacacacacacacacacacacacacacacacacacacacacacacacacacaccagctctCTTTTGTGCCATCTGTTGGGCATGCTACTGAATTTCCACATTAAACGCATATTTTCATCACACTTGTACTCTCGTCTCCCCGCTGTCTGCAGGTGCACTGCATCAGCACAGAGTTCACTCCCAGGAAGCATGGTGGAGAGAAGGGCGTCCCCTTCAGGATCCAGTTCGACACGTTCGCCCAGGGAGAGAGTGGAGAGTACACAGAGCACCTCCACTCTGCCTCCTGCCAAATTAAAGTCTTTAAGGTACACACCTGTTCTCTCATAGGGGGTCAACTTTACACCACCTTACGCGTCGGCCTACACGGCAAATTAAGTCTGTCTTCCTTTACCGATCTCTGCTTTTTTGCTTCCCGTTTAGCCAAAGGGGGCGGACCGAAAGCAAAAGACGGACCGGGAGAAGATGGAGAAACGCTCACCTCAAGAGAAGGAAAAGTACCAGCCTTCTTATGATACCACTATCCTCTCAGAGGTCAGTATGCAGCTGCTATGGACTGTCAGGCCTtacaaatatgtggctttaGTACAAACTACTAGAAAGCatccatttaaattttttatttgggGGTTACCCATGTTCAAATGTATGCAGCCAACTaagtgaaatgtgtttctgcaAAGCGGTGCACTATGTTGCTAAATTTGAGGTAAAGGGCCATACTGGTGCTTTACATCACTGCCAACCATTTTCTCAAACGTGTGAATGCTTTAGatttataaacatttttttttctcttaccaTCCAGACAGCcattgtagggctgcaacaattATTTTCTCAGAGCTCAAGATGACGTCTTCACgtagcttgttttgtctgtcaaaaactcaaatatattcaatttacaatgctATAAAACCGAGACAATCAGTAAATTTGAAAAGCTGATGATTGTCTATTATCACAGTTGTTGCCAATTTAATTTTCGGCCAACCAACTGTTACATTAACCcctgtgttgtcctcgggtcaaatttgaccagttttcaaagtttttatgtcagaaatatgggtttcttccAATCAAATTGTCCCAAGATAACTTTGATGCATGCTTTtaagttgtatggaacccatacaacatatacattcatacatccatgttcttcgcaggtaagattaatgatttatttccattgaattttggttgtttttatttaatttcatggcttttgaaaaataattgtttaaatgacataaaccagtctgtgattcactcaacattcTCTGAtcttaattcaatttcaattcaatgttatttatagtatcaattcataacgagttatctcaagacactttacagatagagtaggtctagaccacactctataatttacaaagatccaacattccagtaattcccccaagagcaaagcattcagtgcgacagtggtgaggaaaaactccctctcaggaagcaaccttggacagacccaggctcttggtaggcagtgtctgacggtgccggttgggggtgtgatgaacagtggcaataatagtcacaataaagataatggatcagtgactagaaatagcaGTTGTAGTAGTAACTATtgtattagtcaaaataattcataatatctgcttttttttcaaactcaaaaattaggtataatgtcattttattaggtttattgaccatgaatttaaaaaggCATTGAAAAGagggatttataaaaaaaaaaagcaaaagcgtcaaaaagtgttccaaaaaaaagcacatttttcaattttgacctggAATGACAAGTTCATGGACGACAGTGAAAAACACTGTTGAACAGTCATTTTAATGCAAGGAGCTGCCAAATTAACATGGTCctttttattccttttcttATTGTTTTCTGGCTTTGATTGTTTCCctccaacatacagtacaggccaaaagtttggacacatcttctcattcaatgtgtttctttattttcatgactatttacattgtagattctcactgaaggcatcaaaactatgaatgaacacatatggaattatgtacttaataaaaaagtgtgaaataactgaaaacatgtcttatattttagattcttcaaagtagccaccctttgctttttttgataactctggaaacccttggtgttctctcaatgagcttcatgaggtagtcacctgaaatggttttcacttcacaggtgtgctttgtcagggttaattagtggaattttttcccttattaataaaagcaaagggtggctactttgaagaatctaaaatataagacatgttttcagttatttcacacttttttgttaagtacataattccacatgtgttcattcatagttttgatgccttcagtgagaatctacaatgtaaatagtcatgaaaataaagaaacacattgaatgagaagatgtgtccaaacttttggcctgtactgtatagctCTTAAAATGCTGTGTTGCTGATGTTAGATGGCATAGCTTCTCATAGGCCCATTGATAAACCACCTCAGAAGGTTTTGAAGTCTCCTCACGTACAATTAATTCTGTAACTAAAACAAATGGTTGCTTGCAAGACAGTATGGCATCTGGTATGTTTTGGAAAGTGGTTGGCAGTAATGTTAAGatgcacaacagggtttcctgtAAATTGTTTAGCTGAGGTGGTAAGTCACCTGGAACCTGACACATCTCGTCTATTGATCAAGTTAATTTGTAGAGGACAATCTAAACAATAGACCCACTGCTCTTCTTTTCCCCAGAAcgctaatgttttattttatgaaaCTACATTCATTTGTACGACATTAGCAAAGGTggtcttttttttgtcaggtGAGGTGGCCCATGTCCACAATAAAACATAAGAGGAAAACTATTTTTTTGTAGAAAATgctaaaatgtacaaaaacactGCTCCTTTGATTGGGCTGTTAAGTCTTTGTCATCCAGTATAGATTAGACTGTTTGTTTATTGTCTCGGAGGTTTTATCGCGGCTTTTTCGGGATGTTCTACACTTGTATGCCACACTAAGACTGCCCTCAGGTTAttggttgtgtttttgtgttggtCGCTGGCTGGCTAAcctctgctgtgtgtctgtatgtagaCGAGGCTTGAACCCATCATAGAGGATGCGGGTGACCACGAGCTGAAAAAATCCAGCAAGCGGACACTTCCCGCTGACTGTGGTGACTCCTTGGCCAAGAGAGGCAGTGTAAGCACCCTGCTCCCCGCTCCTCCACTCCTCTCCATCAGTCCATCCACAGTCTGCCCCCCCCCTATAGACACCTGGCTGTAGTCTGAAGCTTGTAGACACTAGACCATCAGCTGCTGGGAAGGAGGTGTTTTAATGCCATGTATTTGACATTAGGTGGGGTGGAGACGGTGcaaagctaaattcccaatccACCCTTGACTTTTCCTCAACCTTCATGCTTTTTCTTTTGGGATATTTTGAGTTGGCCTACAGTGTTAATCAAACCAGTATGTCTGATTTTAAttgtgtatttgtatatgtgtCTCCCCTCAGTGCTCCCCGTGGCCAGACGCCTACGTGAGCCCCAACCAGGCAGCTACTCCCTCCTTCACCTCCACCCCCCTGTCCACCTATACAACCTCCTCAGTACCGGACAGGTAACTGTGTGgatgcgagtgtgtgtgtgtggccttttAACCGAGGCATGCGTTGGTCTCACCTCTCTTAATTGTCCTCTCTTGTGTTCTAGTGACTCATCCTCACCCAATCACCCAGCAGACCCTGGTAGCCTTGGCAACTCGGAGGTTAGTCTCCCCTCTTCTCACCTGTATGAATTGGTGGAAAAggtaaatatttaaatttttcacATTACATTACTTAAAAGAAATGTGTGACTAGTTGCAGCCCCAAGTGTTAcatcaaacatttaaaactgtacAGTATTGTAAGATTCCTCTTGGGACTGAGCTAGTGTGTGGAGTAGGTAAAGTCTAACTCAGGTGTGGAAGGGTGTTGACACTGCTTGCGTGTCTTGTCCTCCTCTGCAGCAGTTGAGCCCCACTGCCTCCATACAGGACGCTCAGAAGTGGCTGCTGAAAAATCGCTTCAACTCCTACACACGGCTCTTCACTCACTTCTCAGGTATGCAcgcgtgtgcacacacacacacacacgctgtcaAACCCACTAAAACCTGAGTGTGAAGGTGCGGGTATACTCACACTTGACACCGTGCATGGGTCGCCGTAGATGGCGCACAGAGATGTTTATTCTCAACGCATTGTTTGTTGCAGTACTCTCCGAAAAACCAGAGGGCgtacagacaaaataatctgtaaatgagcaagaagtagtagagaagaagaaaccggaagtaaaggaaagcaggctGCCTGGCAACAGTAGTAAACATATCCATGTTAAAACACTGACGTACCGCGAAACATTACACTTATCTACTCGAATCATTAACGTGTCATTAAatgactgtctgtctgcctgtaacGCTCTTTACATGAAGCTTTTTCAGCTTTGATAAAATGATCTCTTATGTTTTTCCACACTCTCCAGcaaaatgtttcttcttttcccagtgtggtgtctctctctgaccacaTGTTTAAGGCTGTTTGACTCcctgtggtctgtacatgaagaatcacACAGATGTTTGTACAAACAAACTTGTTCTTCCAAGCAGACTGTGTAGTTACAAAAACTCAGGTGCACAACCATGCGCCGCAACAGCTTGAGGGGGCTTCGCGTTGG
This window encodes:
- the ubp1 gene encoding upstream-binding protein 1 isoform X3, producing the protein MAWVLKMDDASIESGLVHDFDASLSGIGQELGAGAYSMSDVLALPIFKQEDSSLPPESETKNTPFQYVLCAATSPAVKLHDETLTYLNQGQSYEVRMLDNRKQEELPELNNKMVKSIVRVVFHDRRLQYTEHQQLEGWKWNRPGDRLLDIDIPMSVGIVEPKTHPSQLNAAEFLWDLNKRSSVFVQVHCISTEFTPRKHGGEKGVPFRIQFDTFAQGESGEYTEHLHSASCQIKVFKPKGADRKQKTDREKMEKRSPQEKEKYQPSYDTTILSETRLEPIIEDAGDHELKKSSKRTLPADCGDSLAKRGSCSPWPDAYVSPNQAATPSFTSTPLSTYTTSSVPDSDSSSPNHPADPGSLGNSEQLSPTASIQDAQKWLLKNRFNSYTRLFTHFSGSDLLKLTRDDLVQICGPADGIRLFNALKSRSVRPRLTLYVCQESLLESPLLESPLLERHSTNENGEHSISSSLHVYHALYLEELTAAELIRKMACVCSLPLGTINQVYRQGPTGIHILLSDQMVYNLPDESCFLISTVKDELGEGLHLILK
- the ubp1 gene encoding upstream-binding protein 1 isoform X5, which translates into the protein MAWVLKMDDASIESGLVHDFDASLSGIGQELGAGAYSMSDVLALPIFKQEDSSLPPESETKNTPFQYVLCAATSPAVKLHDETLTYLNQGQSYEVRMLDNRKQEELPELNNKMVKSIVRVVFHDRRLQYTEHQQLEGWKWNRPGDRLLDIDIPMSVGIVEPKTHPSQLNAAEFLWDLNKRSSVFVQVHCISTEFTPRKHGGEKGVPFRIQFDTFAQGESGEYTEHLHSASCQIKVFKPKGADRKQKTDREKMEKRSPQEKEKYQPSYDTTILSECSPWPDAYVSPNQAATPSFTSTPLSTYTTSSVPDSDSSSPNHPADPGSLGNSEQLSPTASIQDAQKWLLKNRFNSYTRLFTHFSGSDLLKLTRDDLVQICGPADGIRLFNALKSRSVRPRLTLYVCQESLLESPLLESPLLERHSTNENGEHSISSSLHVYHALYLEELTAAELIRKMACVCSLPLGTINQVYRQGPTGIHILLSDQMVYNLPDESCFLISTVKDELGEGLHLILK
- the ubp1 gene encoding upstream-binding protein 1 isoform X2 encodes the protein MLFWQPYTENFRAPVPRHGGSSYARDVLALPIFKQEDSSLPPESETKNTPFQYVLCAATSPAVKLHDETLTYLNQGQSYEVRMLDNRKQEELPELNNKMVKSIVRVVFHDRRLQYTEHQQLEGWKWNRPGDRLLDIDIPMSVGIVEPKTHPSQLNAAEFLWDLNKRSSVFVQVHCISTEFTPRKHGGEKGVPFRIQFDTFAQGESGEYTEHLHSASCQIKVFKPKGADRKQKTDREKMEKRSPQEKEKYQPSYDTTILSETRLEPIIEDAGDHELKKSSKRTLPADCGDSLAKRGSCSPWPDAYVSPNQAATPSFTSTPLSTYTTSSVPDSDSSSPNHPADPGSLGNSEVSLPSSHLYELVEKQLSPTASIQDAQKWLLKNRFNSYTRLFTHFSGSDLLKLTRDDLVQICGPADGIRLFNALKSRSVRPRLTLYVCQESLLESPLLESPLLERHSTNENGEHSISSSLHVYHALYLEELTAAELIRKMACVCSLPLGTINQVYRQGPTGIHILLSDQMVYNLPDESCFLISTVKDELGEGLHLILK
- the ubp1 gene encoding upstream-binding protein 1 isoform X1 yields the protein MAWVLKMDDASIESGLVHDFDASLSGIGQELGAGAYSMSDVLALPIFKQEDSSLPPESETKNTPFQYVLCAATSPAVKLHDETLTYLNQGQSYEVRMLDNRKQEELPELNNKMVKSIVRVVFHDRRLQYTEHQQLEGWKWNRPGDRLLDIDIPMSVGIVEPKTHPSQLNAAEFLWDLNKRSSVFVQVHCISTEFTPRKHGGEKGVPFRIQFDTFAQGESGEYTEHLHSASCQIKVFKPKGADRKQKTDREKMEKRSPQEKEKYQPSYDTTILSETRLEPIIEDAGDHELKKSSKRTLPADCGDSLAKRGSCSPWPDAYVSPNQAATPSFTSTPLSTYTTSSVPDSDSSSPNHPADPGSLGNSEVSLPSSHLYELVEKQLSPTASIQDAQKWLLKNRFNSYTRLFTHFSGSDLLKLTRDDLVQICGPADGIRLFNALKSRSVRPRLTLYVCQESLLESPLLESPLLERHSTNENGEHSISSSLHVYHALYLEELTAAELIRKMACVCSLPLGTINQVYRQGPTGIHILLSDQMVYNLPDESCFLISTVKDELGEGLHLILK
- the ubp1 gene encoding upstream-binding protein 1 isoform X4 gives rise to the protein MAWVLKMDDASIESGLVHDFDASLSGIGQELGAGAYSMSDVLALPIFKQEDSSLPPESETKNTPFQYVLCAATSPAVKLHDETLTYLNQGQSYEVRMLDNRKQEELPELNNKMVKSIVRVVFHDRRLQYTEHQQLEGWKWNRPGDRLLDIDIPMSVGIVEPKTHPSQLNAAEFLWDLNKRSSVFVQVHCISTEFTPRKHGGEKGVPFRIQFDTFAQGESGEYTEHLHSASCQIKVFKPKGADRKQKTDREKMEKRSPQEKEKYQPSYDTTILSECSPWPDAYVSPNQAATPSFTSTPLSTYTTSSVPDSDSSSPNHPADPGSLGNSEVSLPSSHLYELVEKQLSPTASIQDAQKWLLKNRFNSYTRLFTHFSGSDLLKLTRDDLVQICGPADGIRLFNALKSRSVRPRLTLYVCQESLLESPLLESPLLERHSTNENGEHSISSSLHVYHALYLEELTAAELIRKMACVCSLPLGTINQVYRQGPTGIHILLSDQMVYNLPDESCFLISTVKDELGEGLHLILK